A portion of the Pseudomonas koreensis genome contains these proteins:
- the hutC gene encoding histidine utilization repressor — protein MGDSPAPLYARVKQMITQQIDSGNWPPHYRVPSESELVSQLGFSRMTINRALREMTADGLLVRMQGVGTFVAEPKSQSALFEVHNIADEIASRGHRHTCQVITLEEEAAGSERALALDMREGQKVFHSLIVHYENDIPVQIEDRFVNALVAPEYLKQDFTLQTPYAYLNQVAPLTEGEHVVEAILAEPSECKLLQIEKGEPCLLIRRRTWSGRQPVTAARLIHPGSRHRLEGRFHK, from the coding sequence ATGGGCGACAGTCCGGCGCCCTTGTACGCCCGCGTCAAACAGATGATCACCCAGCAGATCGACAGCGGTAACTGGCCGCCGCACTACCGCGTACCGTCCGAAAGCGAGCTGGTCAGCCAGCTCGGCTTCAGCCGCATGACCATCAACCGCGCCCTGCGCGAGATGACTGCTGACGGCCTGCTGGTGCGCATGCAAGGCGTCGGCACCTTTGTCGCCGAACCGAAGAGCCAGTCCGCGCTGTTCGAAGTGCACAACATCGCCGACGAAATCGCCTCGCGCGGTCATCGCCACACCTGCCAGGTCATCACCCTCGAAGAAGAGGCCGCCGGTTCCGAGCGCGCGCTGGCACTGGACATGCGCGAAGGGCAGAAAGTCTTCCACTCGCTGATCGTGCATTACGAAAACGACATTCCGGTGCAAATCGAAGACCGTTTCGTCAACGCCCTGGTTGCCCCGGAATACCTCAAGCAGGATTTCACCCTGCAAACACCTTATGCCTATCTCAACCAGGTCGCACCGCTGACCGAAGGCGAGCACGTGGTCGAAGCGATACTCGCCGAGCCTTCCGAATGCAAGTTGCTGCAGATCGAAAAGGGCGAGCCCTGCTTGTTGATTCGTCGGCGTACCTGGTCGGGGCGTCAGCCGGTGACGGCGGCGCGTTTGATTCATCCCGGTTCGCGTCATCGTCTGGAGGGTCGGTTTCACAAATGA
- a CDS encoding HutD/Ves family protein: protein MSQVKVLRAEGYPRMPWKNGGGSTEEITRDAGAGLDGFGWRLSIADIAESGGFSTFAGYQRVITVLQGDGMTLCVDGDDTHPLLPLDPFAFSGESQVSCTLLGGAIRDFNLIYAPQRYSARLQWLAGEQRFFSSASTVLVFSVSDLLQVQVGASGSQLGRHDCLQLDGNSGLIEVCVDAGCCVIELTAR from the coding sequence ATGAGCCAGGTAAAAGTTTTACGCGCTGAGGGCTACCCACGCATGCCGTGGAAGAACGGTGGCGGCAGCACCGAAGAAATTACTCGGGATGCGGGCGCAGGTCTGGATGGATTCGGCTGGCGCCTGTCGATTGCCGACATCGCTGAATCGGGCGGTTTCTCGACATTCGCCGGTTACCAGCGAGTGATCACCGTGTTGCAGGGTGACGGCATGACCCTGTGCGTCGACGGTGACGATACCCACCCACTATTACCCCTCGACCCGTTTGCTTTCAGCGGCGAAAGTCAGGTGTCCTGCACCTTGCTCGGCGGTGCGATTCGCGACTTCAATCTGATTTACGCGCCGCAACGTTACAGCGCGCGATTGCAGTGGTTGGCCGGCGAGCAGCGGTTCTTCAGTTCGGCATCGACAGTGCTGGTGTTCAGTGTCAGTGACTTGCTGCAAGTGCAGGTTGGGGCAAGCGGGTCTCAGTTGGGGCGACATGATTGCCTGCAACTGGACGGTAATTCCGGGCTTATTGAAGTCTGCGTCGATGCGGGCTGCTGTGTGATTGAGCTGACTGCGCGCTGA